A genomic region of Devosia ginsengisoli contains the following coding sequences:
- a CDS encoding type II toxin-antitoxin system RelE/ParE family toxin, whose translation MGYRFSEQALNDADALYQSSLDQFGPRAAERYFAFMLNAAQFAADHPLASPERTGSSIPLRVRYFGAHLLVYQTVEGGIVIQRIFHQNQDWFDLL comes from the coding sequence ATGGGCTATCGCTTCTCGGAGCAGGCTCTCAATGATGCTGACGCACTCTATCAATCGAGCTTGGACCAGTTTGGTCCGCGCGCCGCCGAGCGGTATTTTGCGTTCATGCTGAATGCCGCCCAGTTTGCGGCCGATCACCCGCTGGCGTCTCCGGAGCGCACCGGGAGCTCGATCCCGCTGCGTGTAAGGTATTTTGGCGCCCATCTTCTGGTCTATCAGACGGTCGAAGGCGGCATCGTTATTCAGCGCATATTCCACCAAAACCAGGACTGGTTCGATCTCCTCTAA
- a CDS encoding type II toxin-antitoxin system ParD family antitoxin, whose protein sequence is MATMNVSLPDKMKQWVEDQVQTGRYGNASDYVRDLVRRDQERAAKKAEFERLVQEGIDSGVSPLTPEEIFDRVRRKAGIDKPDAA, encoded by the coding sequence ATGGCCACGATGAATGTTTCCCTGCCCGACAAGATGAAACAGTGGGTGGAAGACCAGGTCCAGACCGGTCGCTACGGCAATGCCAGCGACTATGTCCGCGACCTCGTGCGCCGGGATCAGGAGCGGGCGGCCAAGAAAGCGGAATTCGAGCGGCTGGTGCAGGAGGGCATAGATAGCGGTGTCAGTCCTCTCACACCGGAAGAAATCTTTGACAGGGTCCGCCGCAAGGCGGGTATCGATAAGCCGGATGCTGCCTGA
- a CDS encoding 5-formyltetrahydrofolate cyclo-ligase, with translation MVDEMIEEAKAALRMRARAARALLDHEERAEAAKAAARHFFDGIALQASDVVAAYWRIRDELDCQPILVKLMDSNQTVVLPVVLGPEQPLDLRIWEQGASLYESGFGTLAPSELAPKAEPDIVIMPLLGFDGTGTRLGYGGGYYDRTLASMTKKPKLIGLAFAAQELESIPREPHDVPLDAIVTETGVRHFGADA, from the coding sequence ATGGTTGACGAGATGATCGAGGAAGCCAAGGCAGCGTTGCGGATGAGGGCCAGGGCGGCGCGGGCCTTGCTCGATCATGAAGAGCGCGCCGAGGCAGCCAAGGCCGCTGCCCGCCATTTCTTCGACGGCATTGCGCTGCAGGCGAGCGACGTGGTCGCCGCCTATTGGCGCATCCGCGACGAGCTCGATTGCCAACCCATCCTGGTCAAGCTGATGGACAGCAACCAGACCGTGGTCCTGCCTGTGGTGCTCGGGCCCGAGCAGCCGCTCGACCTGCGCATCTGGGAGCAGGGCGCCTCGCTCTATGAATCGGGCTTCGGCACGCTGGCCCCGTCCGAACTGGCGCCCAAGGCCGAGCCCGATATCGTCATCATGCCACTGCTCGGCTTTGACGGCACGGGCACGCGGCTGGGCTATGGTGGCGGCTATTATGACCGGACACTGGCCTCCATGACCAAGAAACCGAAGCTGATCGGCCTGGCCTTCGCTGCCCAGGAGCTCGAGAGTATTCCGCGCGAGCCGCATGATGTGCCGCTCGACGCCATCGTCACCGAGACCGGTGTGCGCCATTTCGGCGCTGACGCATGA
- a CDS encoding PhoX family protein, which yields MTDQSRLFKTSQLEAADAEPRNATSNPTMGELISARFSRRGFLQGSLAVSAIAATVSPLALLSARDARAQEGGSAFSFTEVEAGIDETHHVAEGYDADILLRWGDGLFPDAPEFDPTAQTPAAQARQFGYNNDYVGYIPLEGSSEHGLLVVNHEYTNPHLMFPGLVTLVEGALTLNPLSKEQVDIEMAAHGGTVVEIRKVDGKWQVVRDGQYNRRITADTEMELTGPAAGHDRLKTNADATGTKVFGTINNCAGGVTPWGTYIMAEENIHGYFGGELPADHREAANYDRFGIPEGSYEWASFYDRFDVSKEPNEPNRFGYIVEVDVMDPNSMPKKRTALGRFKHEGAESIVAADGRVVFYLGDDERFDYVYKFVTSGTYNPDDRAANMDLLDEGTLYVAKFAEDGSLQWMPLVHGEGPLTEDNGFASQADVIIETRHAADLLGATKMDRPEDIQPNGVNGKVYVMLTNNTRREADQVDAANPRAENAFGHIIEIAEADGDFAATSGTWEVLLQCGDPAIAEVGATFSSATTENGWFGMPDNCAVDSLGRLWVSTDGNNPSDTGRTDGLWAVDTEGAARATSKLFFRVPVGAEMCGPLFTPDDETAFVAVQHPADGGDDWDGFGRVSYYEDLSTRWPDFDDAMPTRPSVVVITRQGGGKIAV from the coding sequence ATGACCGACCAATCCCGCTTGTTCAAGACTTCCCAGCTCGAAGCGGCCGATGCCGAGCCGCGCAATGCCACATCCAATCCCACTATGGGCGAACTGATCAGCGCGCGCTTCTCGCGCCGCGGCTTCCTGCAGGGCTCGCTGGCCGTATCGGCCATTGCCGCCACGGTCAGCCCGCTGGCTTTGCTCAGCGCCCGCGATGCCCGGGCCCAGGAAGGCGGCTCGGCCTTTTCGTTCACCGAAGTGGAAGCCGGTATCGACGAGACCCATCACGTCGCCGAAGGCTATGATGCCGATATCCTGCTGCGCTGGGGCGATGGCCTGTTCCCCGACGCACCCGAATTCGATCCGACGGCACAGACGCCGGCGGCCCAGGCGCGCCAGTTCGGCTACAATAACGACTATGTCGGCTATATCCCGCTCGAGGGTTCGTCCGAGCATGGCCTGCTGGTCGTGAACCATGAATATACCAATCCGCACCTGATGTTCCCCGGCCTGGTCACGCTGGTCGAGGGCGCGTTGACGCTCAACCCGCTCAGCAAGGAGCAGGTGGATATCGAAATGGCCGCCCATGGCGGCACCGTGGTCGAAATCCGGAAGGTCGACGGCAAGTGGCAAGTGGTCAGGGATGGCCAGTATAACCGCCGCATCACCGCCGATACCGAGATGGAACTGACCGGCCCCGCCGCCGGCCATGACCGGCTCAAGACCAATGCCGATGCCACCGGCACCAAGGTATTCGGCACCATCAACAATTGCGCCGGCGGCGTCACGCCCTGGGGCACCTACATCATGGCCGAGGAAAACATTCACGGCTATTTCGGCGGCGAACTGCCCGCCGACCATCGCGAAGCCGCCAATTACGACCGCTTCGGCATTCCCGAAGGCTCCTATGAATGGGCCAGTTTCTACGACCGCTTCGACGTCTCCAAGGAGCCCAACGAGCCCAACCGCTTCGGCTATATCGTCGAAGTGGACGTGATGGACCCCAATTCCATGCCCAAGAAGCGCACTGCCTTGGGCCGCTTCAAGCATGAAGGCGCCGAATCCATCGTGGCGGCCGACGGTCGCGTGGTCTTCTACCTGGGCGACGACGAGCGCTTCGACTACGTCTACAAGTTCGTCACCTCGGGCACCTACAATCCCGACGACCGCGCCGCCAATATGGACCTGCTCGACGAGGGCACGCTCTACGTCGCCAAATTCGCCGAGGACGGCTCCCTGCAATGGATGCCGCTCGTTCATGGCGAAGGCCCGCTGACCGAGGACAACGGCTTTGCCAGCCAGGCCGACGTCATCATCGAAACCCGCCACGCCGCCGACCTGCTCGGCGCCACCAAGATGGACCGCCCCGAAGACATCCAGCCCAATGGCGTCAACGGCAAGGTCTATGTGATGCTGACCAACAATACCCGCCGCGAAGCCGACCAGGTGGATGCCGCCAATCCGCGTGCGGAAAATGCCTTCGGCCACATCATCGAGATCGCCGAGGCCGATGGCGATTTCGCCGCCACATCAGGCACCTGGGAAGTGCTGCTCCAGTGCGGCGACCCCGCCATCGCCGAGGTGGGCGCCACCTTCTCCAGCGCCACGACAGAGAACGGCTGGTTCGGCATGCCCGACAATTGCGCCGTGGATTCACTGGGCCGGCTCTGGGTTTCGACCGACGGCAACAATCCCTCCGATACCGGCCGCACCGATGGCCTCTGGGCGGTAGACACCGAGGGCGCGGCCCGCGCCACGTCCAAGCTGTTCTTCCGCGTGCCGGTCGGCGCCGAAATGTGCGGCCCGCTCTTCACCCCGGATGATGAGACCGCCTTCGTGGCGGTGCAGCACCCGGCCGATGGCGGCGACGACTGGGATGGCTTCGGCCGGGTCTCCTATTACGAGGACCTGTCGACGCGCTGGCCCGACTTCGACGACGCCATGCCGACGCGGCCTTCCGTGGTGGTGATCACCCGGCAAGGCGGCGGCAAGATCGCCGTCTGA